The Nitrospira sp. genome includes the window TTTCCCATATCATGGCGGCTGACGGCAATGCGCGCACTGTCGGCGCCTCGGGCGATCAGCTCCTCGGCAAGATCGAAGTCCGAGACGGCGTATGCTTCATCTGGGCTTAGCGCTTTGAGAGGAAGGACACAGTTGCTCTTGCTGACGGGACAGTAGCGTACGGCAGGTGCTAGAGTCTTCTCTCTCGATAATGGTAGCGAGAGTGATTCGCCAGTGGGCATAGGGAGTTCTCATAGAACCAGATGCGGAGATGGGCGGCATTGTAAACGACAGGGGATACCCGTGCAAGCCGAAGTCTATCCGGTTGGCTAGGCCCGCTGCCGCGCGTTTTGACAGCGCGGGAACGGCTATGCTACAGTCCGCGAACTGTCGATATTTCAGGTCATTCTTTCCTTAATTTCTTGAGGAACACCGTATGGGCGGGACAGAGGCGCATGTAGTTATCGTGGCAGGAGCGGGACCGGCTGGAATGGCCGTTGCCAGTGCGCTTTCGAAGGTCGGTCACGAAATCATTATTCTCAACCGTGATATCAAATTCGGCGGATTGGCTGAATACGGGATATTCCCTTCAAAGCTCAAACTCCGTGGCGGTCTCAAGAAGCAGTATTGGGAACTTCTTCAACAGAAGAACGTCCATTATTTTGGGAACGTCTCCATCGGGAACGGAAAGGACCTCACGGTCGAAGATGTGCGCGGGCTGGGTGCAAGCGCAGTTGTCTTTACGATCGGTGCGCAGGGAACCAAGGCCATTGGCGTCGAGGGAGACTCGGCGCAAGGCGTCTTTCACGCAAAAGATGTGGTCTATCACTTCAATCGTTTACCGGGGTTTGGCGACCGCCCATTTGAAATGGGGAAACATGCAGCAGTGATCGGGGCGGGAGATGTGATGGTGGATATTGCCCACTGGTTGATCCGTTACAAGAAGGTTGAGATGGTCACGGCAATTGTCAGGCGGGGACCTGTGGAACGTAAGTACAACCCAAAGGAGATTCGCAGTATCTGTGCCAATATGGACATCGCGGGAATCAAAGCCGAGTTTGAACGTATCAAGGACCGTCTCGTCAAGGTTGGCCAGAATCCCGATGAAGTCTTGAAGGCATTTACCGACGAATTTACCAAATGCGAGCCGAAGGTATCCGCGACGAAGATGGGATTTCGGTTTCTCGCGTCGCCGAAGCGTATTCTGGTCGACAGCGATAATCGGGTTCGCGGACTTGAAATGGAAGATAACCGGCTCGACCCGAAAGGTGAAGATACCGTCGCTGTGGGTTTGAAGCAGCACTACGAATTTCCCTGTGATTCGGTCGTTTTTGCCGTCGGGGACAAGGTGGATGAGGCGGTCGGTCTACCCTATAAGAACGGTGTGTTTTCCACGAACCCAAATAACACCGGTAATGATCCCGATGATGCGCTCTTTCAGGCCTACGATGAATCTACCGGCAAGGTGATGGAGGGCGTATTTTTGGCCGGTTGGGCACGAAAAGCGAGTGAAGGCCTTGTCGGTGTCGCGAAGCGTGACGGTGATTGGTGTGCCGAAGTCGTTGAGCGCTATCTGACGGCCAAGAGCGGCAATGACGCCAAGATTGTCCTTGCGCACTTGCACTCGCTTCTCGGAAAGCGGCAAAGTCGCCCGGTCGATGTGAATGGCTTGCGAGCACTCGATGTGGCGGAACGCTCGTTCGCTGGGAAAGTCGACTGCATCGGAGAGTTCAAATTTTCAGCAAATCAGGACATGCTCAAACACATTGAGGAGGCGAGAGCCTACACCAGTTGAAGAGCAACGTCTTCAGCCATGACCCCATTTCAGTTTTTCCCGCAACACTTCATAATAGTGGCTTTCTGGAAATCTGATCAATCTCGTCCGGTAGTCTGAAGCCTGAATCACTGCCGTATCGCTCTGTGTCATGGCCACGCCGACTTGCCCATCGAGTGTGGCCATTGATCCCTCATCTTTACTCGTCAACGTCACTTCAATGACGACATCGCCTTGTACGATCAACGGGCGATGCGTCAAGGTGTGCGGACAGATAGGGGTCAAGATGAGTGCCTGGAGGGCGGGGTTCATGATGGGGCCTCCAGCAGAGAGGGAGTAGGCGGTAGAGCCTGTCGGTGTGCCGATGATCAGGCCGTCACCGCGTAGGGTGGTCACCAACTGGCCTCCTATGGCGATCTGTAGTTCGATCATACGAGCGAGGGTGCCTTTACTGATGACGACATCATTGAGTACGATTCCTCGCGCGACCGTTTCTCCGTGCCGATGAACGTGCGTCGTTAACATCAGTCGTTCATCGAGAGTGAAGTCGTTGGCGAACACTCGTTCCAGCGACGGATAGAGGTTGTCCAGCCGCACCTCGGTTAAGAACCCGAGCCCGCCCATGTTGACCCCTAGGATAGGAATACTCCGTTCAGCTGCTAGTCGTGCTGCACTCAGAATGGTTCCGTCGCCGCCCAGGACCAACAGCACATCGGCCTTTTCGGCGAGCTGAGTTTTCTGAATTCCGCCCGGTTCATTCAGCAAGCTTGCTGAGGTCGTGTCGAGAAGGACATTGATGCTACGGGCTCGGAGCCACGCAACGACCCCGAGCAACGTGGTTTTGACTTCGGGGAACTTGGGTTTGGTGAGAATCCCAATACTTTTACTTTTCATGGATCGCGTCTGCGTGAACGGAGCAAAAGGGTGACGATTGTATCGGGATCCTTCTTTTTATGTCAACGCAGGGCCAAGCGCATCCAAGAGTCGTCATGTGGTAAGAAAAAACAACGAGCGATGTTTGTTGTGAGTGTCACGCCGTTTTGTTATCCGCTCAACCTTGACTCTCAAGAATACTGTGGTTAAAATTAGGCCAAGGTTTTTCAACGGTTTTGCTCGAACGCGGCCAGGATTCGCAGTCACGAGTAAGGAGGCAGGATGTTCGAACGATTCACGGACAAAGGTCGAAAGATCATCATTCTCGCGCGCGAGGAAGCCGAGCGACACCAGAACGACTATCTAGGGACTGAACATCTCGTCTTGGCCATACTTCGTGAGTCCGACGGCATTGCTCTTATGATTTTGAAAAAGATGGGGCTTTCTACAGAGCAGATCAGGCTAGAAATCGAGCGAAATCTGCCTGGTGGAGGGACCACCATGACGTTCGGGGAGATTCCCTTTAGTCCACGCGTCAAGAAGGTCATTGAATACGGCGTCGAAGAAGCTCGACTGCTGGGCCACAATCACATCGGCAGCGAGCATCTTCTTCTCGGCCTTCTTCGTGAAGAAGAAGGCATAGGTGGAAAGATTCTTCGCAGTCTGGGCGCAAATCTGCTGACGGCACGGCAGTTGACCGTGACGTTTCTCCGGAAGTCGGCTCCGCGCGAGCGGGATCGGAAGAGTAATACTCCGGCTCTCGACGAATTCGGCCGTGATCTGACCCAGTTGGCCCAAGAAGGTCAACTGGATCCCGTGATCGGCAGGGCTGATGAAATTGAGCGTGTACTGCAGATCCTCAGTCGAAGGAGCAAGAATAACCCTGTGCTGATCGGTGAATCTGGTGTTGGAAAAACCGCCATCGTGGAAGGGCTTGCGCAGCGGATTGTTCAATCTGAAGTTCCGGACAATCTGCTCTCTCGTCGGGTCATCGCCCTGGATCTAGGTTCGTTAGTAGCCGGTACCAAATACCGCGGGCAGTTCGAAGAACGTCTCAAGGTCGTGATGAAGGAGATTGTCCAAGCCGGCAATATCATCATTTTCATCGATGAGCTGCATACGCTGGTTGGGGCAGGAGCTGCGGAGGGGTCCATCGATGCCTCCAATATGCTGAAGCCGGCCTTGTCGCGCGGCGAGATCCAATGCATTGGGGCCACGACGTTGGATGAGTACCGAAAACATATTGAAAAAGATGGCGCGTTGAAACGGCGATTCCAGCCGATACACGTTCAGCCCCCCAACCTCGACGAAACTGTCCGTATTATTCAAGGGCTTCGAGACCGATACGAAGAACATCACGGGGTGGAAATCACGGAAGACGCCATTATCGAGGCCGTCAAGTTGTCCGATCGATACATCACCGACCGGTTCCTCCCGGACAAGGCGATCGATTTGATCGACGAAACCGGGTCACGGGCGAAGCTCCAGACCTATGCGCTCCCTTCCGAATTGAAAGCAATGGAGCAAGAGCTAAAGAAGGTGTCGCGGGAGAAGGAACTCTCGATCTCCATGCAGAATTTCGAGGAAGCCGTACGGCATCGTGAGGAAGAAGAGAGGCTGCGTAAGCTGCTCGACGAATCCAAGCGAGAATGGAAAAAGAACCAGGAGAAGAGTAAGCCTGTGATCGGCAAGGAGGATGTCGCTTACGTTGTCTCAAAAATGACCGGTATTCCGCTCTTTAAGCTGGAGGAAGAAGAGTCCAACAAGCTCTTGCGCATGGAAGAATTTCTCCATAAACGAGTCGTCGGTCAAAACGAGGCGATCTCGGCGGTCGCTCGCGCCATCCGTCGATCTCGTGCCGGCTTGAAGGAAGCTCGGAAACCGATCGGTTCGTTCATTTTCTTGGGACCGACGGGCGTGGGCAAGACGGAACTGGCCAGGACGTTGGCCGAGTTTCTGTTCAACAGTGAAGATGCGTTGATTCGTGTCGATATGTCCGAATATCAGGAGAAGTTTACGAGTTCTCGACTCTTCGGTGCCCCTCCCGGTTATGTGGGGTATGAAGAGGGGGGACAGTTGACCGAGAAGGTTCGCCGTCGGCCTTATTCCGTCGTGTTGTTCGATGAAATCGAGAAGGCGCATCCGGATGTGTTCAACGTCCTGCTCCAAGTATTAGATGACGGCGTGTTGACTGATAGTCTCGGGCGAAAGGTTGATTTCAAGAACACGGTCGTCATTATGACGTCCAACATCGGGACGAAATTGATTCAGAAGGGTGTTTCCCTCGGTTTCCAGAGCACAGAAAGCGAAGCCGCCCGACGGAAGAAGGAAGAAGTGCTCGGAGAACTTCGGAAATCGTTCAGTCCAGAATTCCTGAACCGGATCGATGAGATCGTGATTTTCCATCAATTAGAAAAAGAACAGCTCTATAGCATCCTGGATATCCTTCTCCGTGAGTTGAACCTCCGCCTCATGGAGAAAGGGATTGAGATTGAGGTCGACGACGAAGTCAAGCAGTGGCTCATCAAAGAGGGCTATGAGCCGTTGTACGGAGCAAGGCCAATGCGGCGGGCTATTCAACGTGCCATCGGAGACCCGCTCTCCGATGAGCTGATCAGGGGGCGTTTTAAAGAAAGCCACAAGGTGAAAGTGGTTCTGCGGGACGGAGCTCCGACATTCATCGAACAGGAGGCAATGGCCGAAGTCTAGTGTCCTTTGTGATCGTTCAGATTCTCATACAAGCCTTGGCGGCCTCTGTGGCTGATTGCTGCAGGGGCCGTTTTGTTATTCAATGTCATCCTGCTGCTTCGTAACGAGATGTGTTCACACTCCAATCGGCCAGAATTTCAACCTGAAGCTCAATGGTGTCCGAGCCCGGTTCTTGGCATCGAGTCTTCATGCGACGAAACAGCTGCAGCCGTACTCAGTTGTGAAGGAGCAGTGCTTTCCAACGTCGTGTCTTCACAAGTGGCCGTCCATGAAAAATTTGGTGGCGTCGTCCCAGAGTTAGCCGCGCGAGCTCACCTTGGGAAGATCGACATGGTGGTCAGAGAAGCCTTGGCGACAGCCCAAGTCTCGAAACATACTCTCGGGGCCATAGCCGTCACCCAGGGACCTGGATTGGCTGGAGCGCTTTTGGTAGGAGTTAATTATGCAAAAGCCTTGAGCTACGGGTTAGGTATTTCGATCATCGGGGTCAACCACCTACAGGGACACATCGCCTCTGCATGGCTCGCCGACCCCATGTTTCCGCCGTCCTGCATTGTGCTGGTTGCATCGGGTGGCCATACCCACCTCTATCGGCATGGAGTCGGTGGCCTGTGTATCCTACTAGGACGCACTCGCGACGACGCCGCTGGTGAGGCGTTCGACAAGGGGGCCCAGATGCTTGGTTTGGGATATCCGGGTGGACCAGCTATTGATCAAATCGCACGTTCCGGTGATGTACAGGTCTTTCGATTCCCTCGATTTCACCGGGCAAAGAACAGTCTTGAGTTCAGCTTCAGTGGTCTCAAGACGGCTTTGTTGTATAAGTTACGAGAGCTAGGTGGTCCTCTGCGCTCTCAACTGGTCGCCGACTTGGCGGCCGGCTACCAAGAGGCTATTGTGCAGGTTTTGGCCACGAAGGCCTTCGCTGCCCTCAAGCAGTCGAACCTGGCTGCGCTGGCTGTCGTGGGAGGGGTTTCGGCTAATTCGCGGTTGAGAACCGTGCTGAACGAGCGCGCGGCACGTGAAGATATTCGCCTATTGCTGCCGCCCATTGAGTATTGTACCGACAACGCTGCCATGATTGCCTCAGCGGGGCGCCAGTTGCTGATGAACGGAGAACGACCATTTGTAGATTTCGACATCAGCCCGTCTGAGAGATTCGTGACGATTCATAAAGCAGACCGAGCGAATGTCGGTTTCTCTAGTGGATAAGGAGAAAGCCAATTCCTGACATCCGGGGTCAGATCACAGGACTACGCGCCGGCCAAGTCGAGTCGATTGAACGCCTCCACCGACGTCGTGTACCACCCGACAAGGTCATTACTCCGGAGCTGGCGAAGACAATGGCCCAGCTGACCATTGAGCTCCGTCGCCCAATCGGCGTGCTGTTGACCAGGCGAGGACAAGTTCAGGAAGTGATTGTGGGAACGGATTTGACGTTGTCTCCAACAACGTTGACCTTGTTCCGTGCGGGTGCGCGATCGCTCCGGGGTTTGAGGTTCATTCGCACTCAGCTGCACGATCAGCCGCTAAATCAAGAGATGCTCACCGACCTTGCCTTCTTGCGACTTGACCTTATCGGCCTCCTCTCTATCACGGAGGATGGCCGACTAGGCAATCTGTTCATAGCTCATCTGCTGGCACCCAATTCGGCCGGTCAATTGTTCAAAGTGCTCAAGGCTGTCCCGTTCCACAACCTGACAATGGTGTTCGATCAGTTCATCGAAGAGCTGGAGGCAGACCTTCAGCAGATGAGAGCTCACTATGCGATTGAGACCGGCAAGGAAGCGGCGATACTTGTCAGTGCCTCTGTCAAAAGTCGGTCCGAGCAGGAAGAGCGTTTAGCCGAACTGGCGGAGTTGGCGATCTCCGCCGGTGTCACGGTGGTCGACCGCATCGTACAAAGAACGCCGGATGGCCATCAGCGGTATCTCTTGGGACGCGGCAAGATGAAGGATGTCCTGATTCAGACGCTCCATCGGGGTGCCGACATGGTGATCATTGATCAAACCTTGTCGCCGGCTCAACTGCGAGCAATTTCAGAGATGACTGATATTAAGGTGATTGACCGGACGCAACTGATCCTGGATATTTTTGCTCGCCGAGCCCACAGCCGTGAAGGCAAAGTACAGGTGGAACTAGCGCAGTTACGTTACCTGCTTCCGCGATTGTCCGGGAAAGGTGCCCAACTCTCGCGTCTAGGTGGCGGGATCGGCACTCGGGGGCCGGGCGAAACCAAATTGGAAACTGATCGTCGCCGCGTGCGCGACCGGATCACGCATTTAGAACGGGAACTGATGCAGTTTGGCCGACGGCAGGACCAACGTCGGTCCAGGCGAGGTCGGCACGGACTTCCTATCGTTTCACTCGTGGGCTATACAAACGCCGGTAAGTCCACATTGCTCAACGTGTTGACGAACAGTCAGGTCTCCGCTCAAAACAGATTATTCGAAACCCTGGACACAACGAGCCGCCGTCTCCGGTTTCCTGAGGATCGCGAAGTCATCATTACCGACACGGTGGGGTTTATTCGAGATCTTCCGCAAGAACTGGTCGGCGCCTTTCGGACGACGCTCGAAGAGCTCCGAGCGGCTGATCTCCTGCTGCATGTTGTCGATGGTAGCGCAGCAGACATTGATATCCAAATTACGGCTGTCATCGCCATCCTTGAGGAGTTGGAGTTGAATGGGATACCGAGATTGCTCGTGTTTAATAAGTGTGACCAGATGTTGCCATCGCGCGTCGAGTTACTCTGCCGACGTTACGGAGCCATCGGCATTTCGGCACTCCAGCCCGCCACACTTCATCCTCTCCTCGCTCGACTGGAAGCGCATGTGAGAACTCTGTCAATCGGTGAACAGCAGACAGCTGGCCTTCCGAAGTTGGACGACGCGCCGGTGCTTGCATCTCGTCGATAACCGCTGCACAATCGGGCCGCTATGAAACAAGCCAAACGTATGAGGACTCCGCTGGCCCTCGACCGTCCAGCGCAGATTGCCGTAAGCCTCCGTCACGCCATGCCGGTGGCTCGTGTGGAATTAACGCATCGTTCTCCGTGGGAGCTACTGGTCGCCACAGTTCTATCGGCACAGTGCACGGACCAGCGTGTGAATCAAGTGACGCCGACACTATTCGGGCAATATCCAACACCGCAAGCCATGACAAAGGCGATGCCGACGGAGCTGGAAGCATTGATCCGATCAACCGGTTTTTTTAAGAGCAAGGCGAAAAACTTGATCGGCTGTGCGCAGGTCATAACGGATCGGTTTAAGGGACAAGTTCCCGACACAATGGAAGCACTCACGTCGATACCTGGTGTTGGGAGAAAAACAGCCAACGTGCTCCTTGGAGCCGTGTTTGGAAAACCGGCTATTGTGGTTGATACGCATGTGAGACGGGTGGCCAACCGATTGGCCCTGACCCATTCAAGTGATCCCGAGCAAATCGAGTGCGATCTGCAATCGCTGTATCCCCAAAGCCAGTGGACGGATGTGTCCCAACGGTTGCTCCTTCATGGCCGGTATGTGTGCCTCGCACGGAAGCCTCGCTGTTGTGTTTGTCCGATTTACGATCTTTGTGAGTGGGAAGGAAAACTTCAGAAATGATTAAGAGCATGACAGGCTTTGGTCGGCGACAGGGGACATGGTCCGACGGAACCGTCAGCGTTGAAGTGAGATCGGTCAACCATCGATTCCTCGAAACATCCATTCGCATGCCGAGGTCGATGAGCGGGCTCGAAGAACGCTTCAAGAAAGCGATCCAACAACATTGTGGACGTGGAAGAGTCGAGCTTACGGTGTTGCTACAGGGTAGCCGAGGAAGCGCTCGTGCGGTGCAACTTGACGTTGAACTGGCGAAACAGTACCATCGTGCCCTTCATACACTTCAGCGCACGCTGAAACTTAAAGGCTCCATTGATATCGGACTGATGGCGGGGTTCCGCGACATCATAGCTCTTTCTGAGCAGCCGACCGACGATCCTAAGCTCACAAGGGTGGTGGAGAAACTGGGGCTAGGCGCGGTGTCGGATATGACGAAGATGCGGGAGAAAGAGGGGGGCTTGCTTGCACAGGATATCCTGGCTCGACTTGATCAGGTGCGTGAATGCAGGAGTGCAGTATCGTTCCGTGCTCCCCTTATTGCGCAGGAAACCTTCGACCGTATGAAGCAGCGAGTGGAAAAATTGTTGGGAGACCCTATCCCCGACCTCCCTCGGCTCAATCAGGAGCTGGCCCTCTATGCAGACCGGTGCGACATTACGGAAGAATTGGTTAGGCTGGACACGCATATGGTACAGTTTGAGTGTGTGCTCAAAGGCACCGAACCGGTGGGGAAGACGTTGGATTTTCTACTTCAGGAGATGGGTCGGGAGGTCAATACCATTGGATCAAAAGCCAACGACGCGGAGATCAGGACCAACGTCGTGCGAATGAAGGCCGAGCTTGAGCGGGTGCGCGAACAGATACAGAATGTCGAATGAACACCGCGATTACCACAAGTAACGAACCTCCGGGTGTGACGGGGAATCGGCAGGCTTCTGAACGCCGGGGAATCCTGTACATTATTTCAGCCCCTTCAGGAGCGGGAAAAACGACCTTATGTAAACAGATCGCGGCATCGGTCTCAGGGCTGTGGCATTCTGTGTCGTTTACGACTAGAAAGCCACGCTCAGGAGAAGAACACGGACGTGAGTATTTCTTTATCGAAGAGAACGTATTTCACGATATGATTGCGAGAAATGAGTTCTTGGAATACGCACATGTGTATTCCAACTGGTACGGAACACCGCTGAAGCCCTTAATGGATAAGATGGACCAGGGCATCGATGTCTTGCTGGAAATCGACGTCCAGGGCGCGCTCCAGATTAAAAAGAAATTCGGCGATGCCGTCTATATCTTTATCCTCCCTCCATCGATGGACATCCTGCGCGCTCGACTCCAAGGTCGCGGGTCCGATTCTCAAGAGGAGATTGTTCGCCGATTGCAAAAAGTAAGGGAAGAAGTCTGGAGTTTCAGAGAATACCATTACATTGTCCGCAACGTTGATCTGACGCAGTCTCTCCATGAGCTGCAAAGCGTTTTCGTGGCGGAACGTCTGAGAACCAAGCGAATGGATATGCATTGGCTTGAGCGAAGCTTCATGCTTGAGAAAGATGCAAAATTGTCGGAAAGGGAACCGTCAACCACTCTATAGCAAGGGGGCAAGACCTATTATGATCGACATGCTGAGTTT containing:
- a CDS encoding FAD-dependent oxidoreductase; this encodes MGGTEAHVVIVAGAGPAGMAVASALSKVGHEIIILNRDIKFGGLAEYGIFPSKLKLRGGLKKQYWELLQQKNVHYFGNVSIGNGKDLTVEDVRGLGASAVVFTIGAQGTKAIGVEGDSAQGVFHAKDVVYHFNRLPGFGDRPFEMGKHAAVIGAGDVMVDIAHWLIRYKKVEMVTAIVRRGPVERKYNPKEIRSICANMDIAGIKAEFERIKDRLVKVGQNPDEVLKAFTDEFTKCEPKVSATKMGFRFLASPKRILVDSDNRVRGLEMEDNRLDPKGEDTVAVGLKQHYEFPCDSVVFAVGDKVDEAVGLPYKNGVFSTNPNNTGNDPDDALFQAYDESTGKVMEGVFLAGWARKASEGLVGVAKRDGDWCAEVVERYLTAKSGNDAKIVLAHLHSLLGKRQSRPVDVNGLRALDVAERSFAGKVDCIGEFKFSANQDMLKHIEEARAYTS
- a CDS encoding NAD(+)/NADH kinase, whose amino-acid sequence is MKSKSIGILTKPKFPEVKTTLLGVVAWLRARSINVLLDTTSASLLNEPGGIQKTQLAEKADVLLVLGGDGTILSAARLAAERSIPILGVNMGGLGFLTEVRLDNLYPSLERVFANDFTLDERLMLTTHVHRHGETVARGIVLNDVVISKGTLARMIELQIAIGGQLVTTLRGDGLIIGTPTGSTAYSLSAGGPIMNPALQALILTPICPHTLTHRPLIVQGDVVIEVTLTSKDEGSMATLDGQVGVAMTQSDTAVIQASDYRTRLIRFPESHYYEVLREKLKWGHG
- a CDS encoding ATP-dependent Clp protease ATP-binding subunit, translated to MFERFTDKGRKIIILAREEAERHQNDYLGTEHLVLAILRESDGIALMILKKMGLSTEQIRLEIERNLPGGGTTMTFGEIPFSPRVKKVIEYGVEEARLLGHNHIGSEHLLLGLLREEEGIGGKILRSLGANLLTARQLTVTFLRKSAPRERDRKSNTPALDEFGRDLTQLAQEGQLDPVIGRADEIERVLQILSRRSKNNPVLIGESGVGKTAIVEGLAQRIVQSEVPDNLLSRRVIALDLGSLVAGTKYRGQFEERLKVVMKEIVQAGNIIIFIDELHTLVGAGAAEGSIDASNMLKPALSRGEIQCIGATTLDEYRKHIEKDGALKRRFQPIHVQPPNLDETVRIIQGLRDRYEEHHGVEITEDAIIEAVKLSDRYITDRFLPDKAIDLIDETGSRAKLQTYALPSELKAMEQELKKVSREKELSISMQNFEEAVRHREEEERLRKLLDESKREWKKNQEKSKPVIGKEDVAYVVSKMTGIPLFKLEEEESNKLLRMEEFLHKRVVGQNEAISAVARAIRRSRAGLKEARKPIGSFIFLGPTGVGKTELARTLAEFLFNSEDALIRVDMSEYQEKFTSSRLFGAPPGYVGYEEGGQLTEKVRRRPYSVVLFDEIEKAHPDVFNVLLQVLDDGVLTDSLGRKVDFKNTVVIMTSNIGTKLIQKGVSLGFQSTESEAARRKKEEVLGELRKSFSPEFLNRIDEIVIFHQLEKEQLYSILDILLRELNLRLMEKGIEIEVDDEVKQWLIKEGYEPLYGARPMRRAIQRAIGDPLSDELIRGRFKESHKVKVVLRDGAPTFIEQEAMAEV
- the tsaD gene encoding tRNA (adenosine(37)-N6)-threonylcarbamoyltransferase complex transferase subunit TsaD translates to MCSHSNRPEFQPEAQWCPSPVLGIESSCDETAAAVLSCEGAVLSNVVSSQVAVHEKFGGVVPELAARAHLGKIDMVVREALATAQVSKHTLGAIAVTQGPGLAGALLVGVNYAKALSYGLGISIIGVNHLQGHIASAWLADPMFPPSCIVLVASGGHTHLYRHGVGGLCILLGRTRDDAAGEAFDKGAQMLGLGYPGGPAIDQIARSGDVQVFRFPRFHRAKNSLEFSFSGLKTALLYKLRELGGPLRSQLVADLAAGYQEAIVQVLATKAFAALKQSNLAALAVVGGVSANSRLRTVLNERAAREDIRLLLPPIEYCTDNAAMIASAGRQLLMNGERPFVDFDISPSERFVTIHKADRANVGFSSG
- the hflX gene encoding GTPase HflX, whose translation is MAQLTIELRRPIGVLLTRRGQVQEVIVGTDLTLSPTTLTLFRAGARSLRGLRFIRTQLHDQPLNQEMLTDLAFLRLDLIGLLSITEDGRLGNLFIAHLLAPNSAGQLFKVLKAVPFHNLTMVFDQFIEELEADLQQMRAHYAIETGKEAAILVSASVKSRSEQEERLAELAELAISAGVTVVDRIVQRTPDGHQRYLLGRGKMKDVLIQTLHRGADMVIIDQTLSPAQLRAISEMTDIKVIDRTQLILDIFARRAHSREGKVQVELAQLRYLLPRLSGKGAQLSRLGGGIGTRGPGETKLETDRRRVRDRITHLERELMQFGRRQDQRRSRRGRHGLPIVSLVGYTNAGKSTLLNVLTNSQVSAQNRLFETLDTTSRRLRFPEDREVIITDTVGFIRDLPQELVGAFRTTLEELRAADLLLHVVDGSAADIDIQITAVIAILEELELNGIPRLLVFNKCDQMLPSRVELLCRRYGAIGISALQPATLHPLLARLEAHVRTLSIGEQQTAGLPKLDDAPVLASRR
- the nth gene encoding endonuclease III; the protein is MRTPLALDRPAQIAVSLRHAMPVARVELTHRSPWELLVATVLSAQCTDQRVNQVTPTLFGQYPTPQAMTKAMPTELEALIRSTGFFKSKAKNLIGCAQVITDRFKGQVPDTMEALTSIPGVGRKTANVLLGAVFGKPAIVVDTHVRRVANRLALTHSSDPEQIECDLQSLYPQSQWTDVSQRLLLHGRYVCLARKPRCCVCPIYDLCEWEGKLQK
- a CDS encoding YicC family protein; translated protein: MIKSMTGFGRRQGTWSDGTVSVEVRSVNHRFLETSIRMPRSMSGLEERFKKAIQQHCGRGRVELTVLLQGSRGSARAVQLDVELAKQYHRALHTLQRTLKLKGSIDIGLMAGFRDIIALSEQPTDDPKLTRVVEKLGLGAVSDMTKMREKEGGLLAQDILARLDQVRECRSAVSFRAPLIAQETFDRMKQRVEKLLGDPIPDLPRLNQELALYADRCDITEELVRLDTHMVQFECVLKGTEPVGKTLDFLLQEMGREVNTIGSKANDAEIRTNVVRMKAELERVREQIQNVE
- the gmk gene encoding guanylate kinase, whose amino-acid sequence is MNTAITTSNEPPGVTGNRQASERRGILYIISAPSGAGKTTLCKQIAASVSGLWHSVSFTTRKPRSGEEHGREYFFIEENVFHDMIARNEFLEYAHVYSNWYGTPLKPLMDKMDQGIDVLLEIDVQGALQIKKKFGDAVYIFILPPSMDILRARLQGRGSDSQEEIVRRLQKVREEVWSFREYHYIVRNVDLTQSLHELQSVFVAERLRTKRMDMHWLERSFMLEKDAKLSEREPSTTL